A window of the Theileria parva strain Muguga chromosome 2, complete sequence, whole genome shotgun sequence genome harbors these coding sequences:
- the dare gene encoding NAD(P)-binding Rossmann-like domain protein — MRFVKFGIVGTGPSGLYLGKYLTKYIKNCKVDYFEKSKQLLGLFKSGVAPDKHTIKHNSYQLLHNPNYRFFTNIHIGVDVGLEVLLEYYNVIFLCCGCEDCNEFKIPNEQFGVFNNLKLIHFYNSLPINPNLYNNLQIYQINKFRQDNYSTNSDTVGSATREGATIHRGEGANLLSRGEGANNIPLEGANNIPLEGANNIPLEGANSNTINYIPLKGANSNTINYIPQEGANNIPREGATIHREEGANKGEGSSIESYLSYLTGLESVSIGVLGSGNVCLDIIRMLVKSKQELEQLEVNPRYTELINNINIKRITVFARSSLRNSKFTNNELHSLFQHNIHITHSEPSLHSVNNINNIHTVDTVSNRKELKKLKLFNSYSNTNSVPEGVWVDFKFNTKILKVINNTQNHIQSILYTTNRDTLENTVESVENTVESVNSVESVGVDLLIKCIGYNSVSNGGILCGIDNVRVFGNGWAVNNCKGDLANIILNSIHLSKHIKQISHGFHHFDNDILHLFRQHFTPL, encoded by the exons ATGAGATTTGTGAAGTTTGGGATTGTGGGTACGGGGCCTTCAGGTTTATATTTGGGTAAGTATTTGACAAAGTACATAAAGAATTGCAAGGTTGACTACTTTGAGAAGTCCAAACAGCTCTTGGGACTCTTCAAATCCGGCGTTGCCCCTGACAAACACACCATCAAACACAACTCCTACCAACTTCTCCATAATCCAAATTATCGATTTTTCACCAATATTCATATT GGTGTGGACGTGGGATTGGAGGTGTTGTTGGAGTATTATAATGTGATATTTCTGTGTTGTGGCTGTGAGGACTGCAACGAGTTTAAAATCCCAAACGAACAGTTCGGCGTCTTCAATAATCTCAAACTCATACACTTTTACAATTCACTCCCAATCAACCCcaatttatacaataatctccaaatttatcaaatcaACAAGTTTAGACAAGATAATTACTCCACAAATTCTGACACTGTAGGTTCTGCtacccgagagggagctactaTTCAtaggggagagggagctaactTACTATCAaggggagagggagctaataatatacccctagagggagctaataatatacccctagagggagctaataatatacccctagagggagctaattctaatactattaactatatacccctaaagggagctaattctaatactattaactatataccccaagagggagctaataatataccccgagagggagctactaTTCATAGGgaagagggagctaacAAGGGTGAGGGATCTAGTATAGAATcatatttatcatatttaactGGGTTGGAAAGTGTGAGTATTGGCGTATTGGGTAGTGGTAATGTGTGTTTGGACATAATTCGCATGTTAGTGAAGAGTAAGCAGGAGCTGGAACAGCTGGAAGTTAACCCCCGGTACACCGAACTTATCAACAACATTAATATCAAGAGGATAACAGTTTTCGCCAGAAGCTCTCTCAGGAATTCCAAATTCACCAATAACGAACTACACTCTCTATTCCAACATAACATACACATTACACATTCCGAACCCTCACTTCATAGTGTcaacaatattaacaatatcCACACAGTTGACACAGTTTCCAATCGTAAGGAACTGAAGAAGCTTAAGTTGTTTAATAGTTACAGTAATACTAACAGTGTGCCTGAGGGAGTCTGGGTGGATTTCAAGTTTAACACTAAGATTCTCAAAGTCATAAATAACACACAAAACCACATCCAGTCCATTCTGTACACTACTAACCGTGATACTCTGGAGAATACTGTAGAGAGTGTGGAAAACACTGTAGAgagtgtaaatagtgtagaAAGTGTTGGTGTGGATTTGTTGATAAAGTGTATAGGATATAATAGTGTGAGTAACGGTGGGATATTGTGTGGTATAGACAATGTGCGTGTGTTTGGTAACGGCTGGGCGGTAAACAACTGTAAAGGTGACTTGGCCAACATAATTCTCAACTCAATTCACCTCTCCAAACATATTAAACAGATTTCACACGGTTTTCACCATTTTGACAACGATATCCTACACCTCTTCAGACAACATTTTACACCACTTTAG